A DNA window from Mytilus edulis chromosome 14, xbMytEdul2.2, whole genome shotgun sequence contains the following coding sequences:
- the LOC139504226 gene encoding uncharacterized protein — MLAGEQETGKTTIARYLVGKGPTKIRMSTDGIDLYNGLSFIDRETKEWLHGKQDFTLSEIAISRTLREEEGISINLNANKQAVHPETSEIPFENISRSAHFNLHSPYMTTKQELILNDSIPVNNAVTLENFMEVQENHSGNGSYIVGADETIPDQPEKMQNKYSNYDKNVDPSFTDSSRIVKEQIQIESLPAFSEESSEENQIRENTVIAQSEVHLEPTIGRLNADAAPQGDTFVPRTEIVKCTHAGMMFLNNNSCIVLFA; from the exons ATGTTAGCCGGAGAACAAGAAACTGGTAAAACTACAATTGCAAGATATCTTGTTGGAAAAGGCCCTACCAAAATTAGAATGTCAACAGATGGAATAGATTTATATAATGGTTTGTCCTTTATCGACCGCGAAACTAAGGAATGGTTGCATGGTAAACAAG ATTTTACATTATCAGAGATTGCCATCAGTAGAACATTACGAGAAGAGGAGGGTATATCGATCAACTTAAACGCAAATAAACAGGCAGTACATCCAGAAACTTCAGAGATtccatttgaaaatatttcaagatcagCTCATTTTAACTTACATTCACCGTATATGACAACAAAGCAAGAATTAATATTGAATGATTCGATACCCGTGAATAACGCTGTGACTCTAGAGAATTTTATGGAGGTTCAGGAAAACCACTCCGGGAATGGATCTTACATTGTCGGCGCAGATGAAACGATACCTGACCAGCCTGagaaaatgcaaaacaaatacaGTAATTATGATAAGAATGTTGATCCGTCTTTTACTGATAGTAGTAGAATAGTAAAAGAACAAATACAAATCGAATCATTGCCAGCTTTCTCTGAAGAATCATCTGAAGAAAATCAAATAAGAGAAAATACAGTAATTGCTCAATCAGAAGTACATTTGGAACCTACAATTGGCAGATTAAATGCAGATGCGGCTCCACAAGGTGACACGTTTGTCCCTCGGACGGAAATAGTGAAATGTACTCATGCAGGTATGatgtttttaaataacaattcATGTATTGTCCTGTTCGCATAA